From Roseovarius nanhaiticus, one genomic window encodes:
- a CDS encoding serine hydrolase domain-containing protein, giving the protein MTPPNATPPKAAPTKVAKTSQGHDAHGPAGAAAHHVAPHPAQPPKALTAREQGIMQGYPPAPEAIPGASNWDLPPFNRWSFSNMRNLFPTADVPRGAGPVRDLPAAQQELRAIRFDTLAGPQQSVGDWLDSSYTDGFMVMSRGRVVHESYSEDMGALQPHLSQSVAKSVVGTLAGVLHGEGLLDLEAPMPSLVPELAHSGYAGATLRQVLDMRSGVRFNEDYGTPGSDMTRIDIASGWRPPETDHPPATIRDVILTLPQERGHGEGFKYRSIETDVVAWALERAAGASLAELLSDRIWTRMGAERDAYFTVDGAGTALADGGFNATMRDYARLGLLLLEGGAWNGQQIIPEDWIRASATGDRAVFGEPYTATSPKGAYSRQWWIHDAARGDFMARGVFGQLIYIDPKTDFLAVKMSSWPDFLIHSYTVDMLTAVTAIRDALAPA; this is encoded by the coding sequence ATGACGCCCCCCAACGCCACCCCGCCCAAGGCCGCACCGACCAAGGTTGCCAAGACGTCGCAGGGCCATGACGCACACGGGCCGGCCGGCGCGGCAGCACATCATGTGGCGCCCCACCCGGCGCAGCCGCCCAAGGCGCTGACGGCGCGCGAGCAAGGCATCATGCAAGGGTATCCCCCCGCTCCCGAGGCGATACCCGGCGCCAGCAACTGGGATCTGCCGCCCTTCAACCGGTGGTCCTTCAGCAACATGCGCAACCTCTTTCCCACCGCCGACGTGCCGCGCGGCGCAGGCCCCGTGCGCGATCTGCCCGCCGCCCAGCAAGAGCTGCGCGCGATCCGCTTTGACACGCTGGCCGGTCCGCAGCAAAGCGTGGGCGACTGGCTGGACAGCAGCTATACCGATGGCTTCATGGTGATGAGCCGCGGGCGCGTGGTGCATGAAAGCTATTCCGAGGATATGGGTGCGCTGCAGCCGCATCTGTCGCAATCGGTGGCCAAATCGGTCGTCGGCACGCTGGCGGGCGTTCTGCATGGCGAGGGCCTTCTGGATCTCGAGGCGCCGATGCCCAGCCTGGTGCCCGAGCTGGCCCATTCCGGCTACGCCGGCGCGACGTTGCGCCAGGTTCTCGACATGCGCTCGGGCGTGCGCTTCAACGAAGATTACGGCACCCCCGGCTCGGACATGACGCGCATTGACATTGCCAGCGGCTGGCGCCCGCCCGAGACCGACCACCCGCCCGCCACCATCCGCGACGTGATCCTCACGCTGCCGCAAGAGCGCGGCCATGGCGAGGGGTTCAAATACCGCTCGATCGAGACGGACGTCGTCGCCTGGGCGCTGGAACGTGCGGCGGGCGCGTCCCTGGCCGAGCTGCTCTCGGACCGCATCTGGACCCGCATGGGCGCCGAGCGGGACGCCTATTTCACAGTCGACGGCGCCGGGACCGCGCTGGCCGATGGCGGATTTAATGCCACGATGCGCGACTATGCCCGGCTGGGCCTTCTGCTGCTCGAGGGCGGCGCCTGGAACGGCCAGCAGATCATCCCCGAGGATTGGATCCGCGCCAGCGCCACCGGCGACCGCGCCGTCTTTGGCGAGCCTTACACCGCCACCTCGCCCAAGGGCGCCTACAGCCGCCAATGGTGGATCCACGACGCGGCGCGCGGCGATTTCATGGCGCGCGGTGTCTTCGGCCAGCTGATCTATATCGACCCAAAGACCGACTTTCTGGCCGTCAAGATGTCCAGCTGGCCGGATTTCCTGATCCACAGCTACACCGTCGACATGCTGACCGCCGTCACCGCGATCCGCGACGCGCTGGCCCCGGCCTGA
- a CDS encoding amidohydrolase — MAAKADLVILNGKVLTMDSARPRASAVALAGGLILAVGSTEDIRALAAPGARVIDAAGGTVMPGFIDSHVHLFQGSAALEFMDMSGAETADEAARTIRAYAGANPDEPMIFAVSTIYGLMDGRNPTRHDLDAILSDRPLALLSPDIHTVWANTLALRQAGLLHGAPVPEGSVIVMEAGGNATGELQETGAFGPILKLNRTGGRDMLGYVTGTEPEPPATEEERAADRRLIAKGLDHAASHGITTMHNMDGNFYQLELLSDLDASGDLKCRMQVPFHLKNYDPLDRLEEAAEMHRRYTGDRVWSGRVKMFMDGVIDTHTAWMTRPYPGTDTVGEPVFEPEHFNEACRRIDAAGLQISVHSIGDLATRRVLDGYAAARAANGRRDARHRIEHIEVIHPDDLPRLKELDVVASLQPRHSALGDYFPLIPQGTLLHDDQYPYAFAWQRIRDTGTPVIFSTDWPVIPVDPMRSIQCAVAPLDPGAPWDVRPQSLMDTLASYTSGNAWVEFNEGRKGQLVPGQMGDVVVLTHDIEALAPDQIHTARAMVTICGGQITYSG; from the coding sequence ATGGCGGCAAAGGCGGATCTGGTGATCCTGAACGGCAAGGTTCTGACGATGGATAGCGCGCGGCCCCGCGCAAGCGCCGTGGCGCTGGCGGGCGGGCTCATTCTGGCGGTCGGCAGCACCGAGGACATCCGCGCGCTGGCCGCGCCCGGCGCGCGCGTGATCGACGCAGCCGGCGGCACGGTGATGCCCGGCTTTATCGATAGCCACGTGCATCTGTTTCAAGGCTCCGCCGCGCTGGAATTCATGGATATGAGCGGCGCGGAAACAGCGGATGAGGCCGCCCGCACCATTCGCGCCTACGCGGGTGCCAACCCGGACGAGCCGATGATCTTTGCCGTCAGCACCATTTACGGGCTGATGGACGGGCGCAACCCGACGCGCCACGACCTGGACGCCATCCTCTCGGACCGGCCCCTTGCGCTGCTCTCGCCCGATATCCACACGGTCTGGGCCAATACTTTGGCGCTGCGTCAGGCGGGCCTTCTGCATGGCGCGCCTGTTCCCGAGGGCAGCGTGATCGTGATGGAGGCGGGCGGCAACGCCACGGGCGAGTTGCAGGAAACCGGCGCGTTCGGTCCGATCCTCAAGCTGAACCGCACCGGCGGGCGCGACATGCTGGGCTATGTCACCGGGACCGAGCCCGAGCCGCCCGCCACGGAAGAAGAGCGCGCCGCCGACCGCCGCCTCATTGCCAAGGGGCTGGACCATGCGGCCAGCCACGGCATCACCACGATGCACAACATGGACGGCAATTTCTATCAGCTGGAGCTGCTCAGCGATCTGGACGCATCGGGCGATCTGAAATGCCGGATGCAGGTGCCGTTCCACCTGAAAAACTATGACCCGCTGGACCGGCTGGAGGAGGCCGCCGAGATGCACCGGCGCTATACCGGCGATCGCGTCTGGTCGGGGCGGGTCAAGATGTTCATGGACGGGGTGATCGACACGCATACCGCTTGGATGACGCGGCCCTATCCCGGCACGGACACTGTGGGCGAGCCTGTCTTCGAGCCCGAACATTTCAACGAGGCGTGCCGCCGCATCGACGCGGCGGGCCTGCAGATCAGCGTGCACTCCATCGGTGATCTGGCCACGCGCCGCGTGCTCGACGGCTATGCCGCCGCACGCGCCGCCAATGGCAGGCGCGATGCGCGCCACCGGATCGAGCATATCGAGGTGATCCACCCGGACGATCTGCCGCGCCTGAAGGAGCTGGATGTCGTCGCCTCACTCCAACCGCGCCATTCGGCGCTGGGCGATTATTTTCCGCTGATCCCGCAAGGCACATTGCTGCATGACGACCAATATCCCTATGCCTTCGCCTGGCAGCGCATCCGCGACACCGGCACGCCCGTCATCTTCTCGACCGACTGGCCGGTCATCCCCGTCGATCCGATGCGCAGCATTCAGTGCGCCGTTGCGCCGCTGGACCCGGGCGCGCCTTGGGACGTGCGGCCTCAATCGCTGATGGATACGCTGGCCTCTTATACGTCGGGCAATGCCTGGGTAGAGTTCAACGAGGGCCGGAAGGGTCAACTGGTGCCCGGACAGATGGGCGATGTCGTGGTGCTGACGCACGATATCGAGGCGCTGGCGCCGGATCAGATCCATACCGCCCGCGCCATGGTCACCATCTGCGGCGGGCAAATCACCTAT
- the sbcD gene encoding exonuclease subunit SbcD: MRIIHTADWHLGHSLNGWAREDEHSLYFRRLADVIEQEEADVLLVAGDIFDSSNPSGEVQRLLYDALASFKRRRPNLITVISGGNHDPAQRLEAPMPVLRALDVHVVATVQRRGGRIDIDRHLVPIPGPDGTPALYVLAIPFLRASDLTGLNDEGTDPVVDAARRFYAEITAQAAEIAGDVPIIATSHLHCAGGLESEGAERRILIGGAHAVPPSIFPDRLAYVALGHLHGQQTLKGGRVRYSGACFPLSSSEIRHDHGVTLIELLNGALTHRHISIERPAQMLRLPASGTIALDDLPAALGQIAFDDTLPMGLRPLVYLELAPTDAASVLMADAARCVAERGLRLGGARVQRQERHEGEEIPPPPASLRETDPETLFVEAFRASAGIEPEARHLDAFRDIIAGE; the protein is encoded by the coding sequence ATGCGCATCATTCACACCGCCGACTGGCATCTGGGCCACAGCCTGAACGGCTGGGCCCGCGAGGACGAACATAGCCTTTATTTCCGGCGCCTCGCCGATGTGATCGAGCAAGAAGAAGCCGATGTCCTGCTGGTCGCGGGCGATATCTTCGACAGCTCCAACCCCTCGGGCGAGGTGCAGCGCCTTCTTTACGACGCTTTGGCGTCGTTCAAGCGCCGCCGCCCGAACCTCATCACCGTGATCAGCGGCGGCAATCATGACCCTGCCCAGCGGCTGGAGGCGCCGATGCCGGTGCTGCGCGCACTAGATGTGCATGTGGTCGCCACGGTCCAGCGCCGCGGGGGGCGGATCGACATCGACCGCCATCTGGTGCCCATCCCCGGCCCGGATGGCACGCCCGCGCTCTATGTGCTGGCCATCCCCTTCCTGCGCGCTTCCGACCTCACCGGCCTCAACGACGAGGGCACAGACCCGGTGGTGGATGCCGCCCGCCGCTTCTACGCCGAGATCACCGCGCAGGCCGCCGAGATCGCCGGCGATGTGCCGATCATCGCCACCAGCCACCTGCATTGCGCCGGCGGGCTGGAAAGCGAGGGCGCCGAGCGGCGCATCCTCATCGGCGGCGCCCATGCCGTACCGCCAAGCATCTTTCCCGATAGACTTGCCTATGTCGCACTCGGCCACCTGCACGGGCAGCAAACGCTCAAGGGTGGGCGCGTGCGCTATTCCGGCGCCTGCTTTCCGCTGTCCTCGTCCGAGATCCGGCACGACCACGGCGTCACCCTGATCGAGTTGCTGAATGGCGCGCTCACACACCGCCACATCTCGATCGAGCGGCCCGCGCAGATGCTGCGCCTCCCCGCCAGCGGCACCATTGCGCTGGACGACCTGCCAGCGGCGCTGGGGCAGATCGCGTTTGACGACACCTTGCCCATGGGCCTGCGTCCGCTTGTCTATCTGGAGCTTGCGCCCACCGATGCCGCCTCGGTCCTCATGGCCGATGCCGCCCGCTGCGTGGCCGAGCGTGGCCTGCGCCTGGGCGGCGCGCGCGTGCAGCGGCAGGAGCGGCATGAGGGCGAGGAGATCCCGCCGCCACCCGCCAGCCTGCGCGAGACCGACCCCGAGACGCTCTTTGTGGAGGCGTTCCGCGCCAGTGCCGGGATCGAGCCCGAGGCGCGGCACCTCGATGCCTTCCGCGACATCATCGCGGGGGAGTAA
- a CDS encoding ABC transporter permease, producing MTDISSSHTDSRLAAARAEVEGAARRRRWLLLAPALIAIGLFGIFPLSITLIYSFLSPGTYGGVTWEFSTDAYVQFLFDRDIFDDTLQFSGTYLSIYGRSIGLAFGATVGALLIGFPTAYFIASKPLEQRNFWLFLITLPFWVNLLIRTYAILLILRDEGFINIALMNIGIIDSPIGMLYTDYAVFAGLIYSYLPFMVLPLYASLEKLDFRLVEAAYDLYASRFQVLRHVIIPMAKPGIVAGCILVFIPGLGAYITPTLLGGGKELMIGNLIELQFSSSRNWPFGSAAALILMVVVMASLIVYVRYSGKEAQGHG from the coding sequence ATGACGGATATCTCATCCTCGCACACCGATAGTCGACTGGCGGCCGCGCGCGCCGAGGTCGAGGGCGCGGCCCGGCGGCGGCGCTGGTTGCTGCTCGCGCCTGCGCTGATCGCAATCGGCCTTTTCGGGATTTTCCCGCTGTCGATCACGCTGATCTACAGCTTTCTCAGCCCCGGCACCTATGGCGGCGTCACATGGGAATTTTCGACCGACGCCTATGTGCAGTTCCTCTTTGACCGCGATATCTTCGACGATACTCTGCAATTCTCGGGCACTTACCTCAGCATCTATGGCCGCTCGATCGGTCTGGCCTTCGGGGCCACCGTCGGCGCGCTTCTGATCGGGTTTCCGACCGCGTATTTCATCGCATCAAAGCCGCTGGAGCAGCGCAATTTCTGGCTTTTCCTCATCACCTTGCCCTTTTGGGTGAACCTTCTGATCCGGACCTACGCAATCTTGCTGATCCTGCGCGACGAAGGGTTCATCAACATCGCCCTGATGAATATCGGTATAATCGACAGCCCTATCGGCATGCTTTACACCGATTACGCCGTCTTCGCCGGCCTGATCTACAGCTACCTGCCCTTCATGGTGCTGCCGCTCTATGCCTCGCTGGAAAAGCTGGATTTCCGCCTCGTCGAGGCCGCCTACGACCTCTACGCCAGCCGCTTTCAGGTGCTGCGCCATGTCATCATCCCGATGGCCAAGCCGGGCATCGTCGCGGGCTGCATCCTGGTGTTTATCCCCGGCCTCGGCGCCTATATCACGCCCACCCTTCTGGGCGGCGGCAAGGAGCTGATGATCGGCAACCTGATCGAGCTGCAATTCTCCAGTTCGCGCAACTGGCCCTTCGGCTCGGCGGCGGCGCTGATCCTGATGGTCGTCGTGATGGCGTCACTGATCGTTTACGTGCGCTATTCCGGCAAGGAGGCACAGGGTCATGGCTAA
- a CDS encoding extracellular solute-binding protein, producing the protein MTTSTKHTAAILAAAIAAAGPAWAEGELNIYNWGNYTNPDLIEKFEQEFDVTVNLDDYDSNETMLAKVREGNSGYDIVVPSDSTAAIMIDQGLLAEVKPNEMENFSNMDPRWIDVYWDEGRNYTVPWQWGTTSFTVDTAVYDGEINTLGLLFEPPEVLQGRINMLNDMGEVINAALRYRGYERCNSNTEELRDVTELLISAKEHWRTMDYAAIEKLTSGDVDISHSYNGAAIRARDQRPTLQYAYPKEGFTGWMDNVAVLEGAPNMENAKLFMNFIMEPENAAMISNFARYANGISGSTEFMDSDIQDAPELTLPADAPAPDFVKPCPQEVTDLYNRIWTKLKQ; encoded by the coding sequence ATGACGACATCCACCAAACATACGGCCGCGATCCTCGCCGCCGCCATCGCGGCGGCAGGCCCCGCCTGGGCCGAGGGCGAGCTGAACATCTATAACTGGGGCAACTACACGAACCCGGACCTGATCGAGAAATTCGAGCAGGAATTCGACGTCACGGTCAATCTCGACGACTACGACAGCAACGAGACGATGCTGGCCAAGGTCCGCGAGGGCAATAGCGGCTACGATATCGTCGTGCCCAGCGACTCGACGGCGGCCATCATGATCGATCAAGGCCTGCTGGCCGAGGTCAAGCCGAACGAGATGGAGAATTTCTCCAACATGGATCCCCGCTGGATCGACGTCTATTGGGACGAAGGCCGCAACTACACGGTGCCGTGGCAGTGGGGCACGACCTCCTTTACGGTCGACACAGCCGTTTATGACGGCGAGATCAACACCCTCGGTCTTCTGTTCGAGCCGCCAGAAGTGCTTCAGGGCCGCATCAACATGCTCAACGATATGGGCGAAGTGATCAACGCCGCGCTGCGCTATCGCGGATACGAGCGCTGCAACTCGAACACCGAAGAGTTGCGTGACGTGACAGAACTGCTGATCTCCGCCAAAGAGCACTGGCGCACGATGGACTACGCCGCCATCGAAAAGTTGACATCAGGTGATGTGGATATCAGCCATTCGTACAACGGGGCGGCCATTCGCGCGCGCGACCAGCGCCCGACGCTGCAATACGCCTACCCCAAGGAAGGCTTTACCGGCTGGATGGACAATGTTGCCGTGCTGGAAGGCGCGCCAAACATGGAAAATGCAAAACTTTTCATGAACTTCATCATGGAGCCCGAGAACGCTGCGATGATCTCGAACTTCGCACGGTATGCAAACGGGATCTCCGGCAGCACAGAATTCATGGATTCCGATATTCAGGATGCGCCTGAATTGACCCTGCCCGCGGATGCACCGGCCCCCGATTTCGTCAAGCCCTGCCCGCAGGAAGTGACGGATCTCTACAACCGCATCTGGACGAAGCTGAAGCAATAA
- a CDS encoding ABC transporter permease codes for MKDLRKQPGFDTLAWVCLFFLYAPIVVLIVFSFNDNRSVVKWTEFSLRWYKAAFENDGIREATMVSLQVAVVAMVFSTIFATMAALATTRVRPFKGQTMAYAVINQPLMVPEIVTAVALLALFGLIKQSTGVTGIGYLMVAHTVFCIPFAYMPIRARLEDMNLTLEQAAADLYATPVQVFRKVTMPLMAPGIVAGAMLAFVVSLDDVIITLLVAGPGETTLPVYILTQIRRGITPEINAVSTVLLGLSVVLVSIFFLIGNKKRA; via the coding sequence ATGAAGGATCTGCGCAAGCAGCCCGGCTTTGACACGCTGGCCTGGGTCTGCCTCTTTTTCCTTTACGCGCCCATCGTCGTGCTTATCGTCTTCTCGTTCAACGACAACCGGTCGGTCGTCAAATGGACCGAATTCAGCCTGCGCTGGTACAAGGCCGCGTTCGAGAATGACGGCATCCGCGAGGCCACGATGGTGTCATTGCAGGTGGCGGTCGTGGCGATGGTGTTCTCCACCATCTTTGCCACCATGGCCGCGCTGGCCACAACACGCGTGCGCCCCTTCAAGGGCCAGACGATGGCCTATGCGGTCATCAATCAGCCCCTTATGGTGCCCGAGATCGTCACCGCCGTCGCACTTCTGGCGCTCTTCGGCTTGATCAAGCAGTCGACGGGCGTGACCGGCATTGGCTATCTGATGGTCGCACATACGGTCTTCTGCATCCCCTTCGCCTACATGCCCATCCGGGCGCGGCTGGAGGATATGAACCTGACGCTGGAGCAGGCGGCGGCAGACCTTTACGCCACGCCCGTGCAGGTGTTTCGCAAGGTCACGATGCCGCTGATGGCGCCGGGCATCGTCGCGGGCGCGATGCTGGCTTTCGTGGTGTCGCTGGACGATGTCATCATCACGCTCCTGGTGGCCGGTCCGGGCGAGACGACCCTGCCCGTCTATATCCTGACGCAGATCCGCCGCGGCATCACACCCGAAATCAACGCCGTCTCGACCGTCCTTCTGGGGCTGTCGGTGGTGCTGGTCTCGATCTTCTTTCTGATCGGGAACAAAAAACGGGCCTGA
- a CDS encoding ABC transporter ATP-binding protein, translating to MIHAGKVTKTFGQGAGKVTALDAVSVDIRKNEFFTLLGPSGCGKTTLLRLIAGFELPDGGQILLDGQEIGHLPPYKRPVNTVFQSYALFPHMSVARNIGFGLEMQGRPKSEIKEATDRMLALVQMEHLADRRTDQLSGGQQQRVALARALAPKPKVLLLDEPLSALDLKLRKEMQIELKRLQEETGITFVFVTHDQEEALTMSDRIAVMKSGAILQVGAPKQIYNNPARRFVADFIGDINILDGKLAENGAKVVLPGGASVGALLAEGAARDGRVSVAIRPENMGLTAPDATDAALKGRVSNIVYFGAGHNLHVQLDGGGEVMVRRAQSEAEIGAPVGLTVPDAVQVLVD from the coding sequence ATGATCCACGCAGGCAAGGTGACCAAGACCTTCGGCCAAGGCGCGGGCAAAGTCACCGCGCTCGACGCCGTATCCGTCGACATTCGCAAGAACGAGTTTTTCACCCTGCTCGGCCCCTCGGGCTGCGGCAAGACAACCCTTTTGCGCCTGATCGCTGGATTCGAGCTACCCGATGGCGGCCAGATCCTGCTGGACGGTCAGGAAATCGGGCATCTGCCGCCCTATAAGCGGCCCGTGAACACCGTTTTCCAGTCCTACGCGCTTTTTCCGCACATGAGCGTCGCGCGCAATATCGGCTTCGGCCTCGAGATGCAGGGCCGCCCCAAATCCGAGATCAAGGAGGCGACAGACCGCATGCTGGCGTTGGTCCAGATGGAGCATTTGGCGGATCGCCGCACCGATCAGCTCTCGGGCGGTCAGCAACAGCGCGTGGCGCTGGCACGCGCGCTAGCGCCGAAGCCGAAGGTACTTTTGCTGGACGAGCCGCTGTCGGCGCTGGACCTCAAGCTGCGCAAGGAAATGCAGATCGAGCTGAAGCGGCTTCAGGAAGAGACCGGCATCACCTTCGTCTTTGTCACCCATGACCAGGAAGAGGCGCTGACCATGTCAGACCGCATCGCGGTGATGAAGTCGGGCGCGATCCTGCAGGTCGGCGCGCCCAAGCAGATCTACAACAATCCCGCGCGCCGCTTTGTTGCGGATTTCATCGGCGATATCAACATACTGGACGGCAAACTTGCCGAAAACGGCGCCAAGGTGGTGCTGCCCGGCGGCGCCAGCGTGGGCGCGCTTCTGGCCGAGGGCGCGGCCCGCGACGGGCGCGTTTCCGTCGCCATCCGCCCCGAGAACATGGGCCTCACGGCGCCGGACGCTACGGATGCGGCGCTCAAGGGCCGTGTCAGCAATATCGTCTATTTCGGCGCGGGCCATAACCTGCATGTCCAGTTGGACGGCGGCGGCGAGGTCATGGTGCGCCGCGCGCAGTCCGAAGCTGAAATCGGTGCGCCCGTGGGCCTGACAGTGCCGGATGCGGTTCAGGTATTGGTGGACTGA